A single window of Hippocampus zosterae strain Florida chromosome 15, ASM2543408v3, whole genome shotgun sequence DNA harbors:
- the LOC127616170 gene encoding SUN domain-containing ossification factor-like isoform X2 codes for MKMIIWRAVTLWLSVALVFWFQSCRVDCTEPDQEAQRSEPLQDISSEEESRGSHQQDKEDENLALLPESSSGNQESPGDDQKDEQPTQAADKKETHSEVSEPTINATMEVNGGVSQPEPEHEHRSETENLDASAAQDKDSVVLIMSSDTVHESSAEETDSHGIPTLHDTVTVSVSDDAQPEALDSDSAPAECAEEANPYDHDRHPPVVLENMSNVHTTGTKTHSDPPSAQAGQHLDGNLSHTLNEQDASGAAVIGDTDPSVSGKDPEDIPTFDEWKRKMMEVENEKTLSTHTSTNGGSNVVKKVQKNFNNYASVECGAKILGANPEAKSTAAILKENMDLYMLNPCSNKIWFIIELCEPIQVKQLDIANFELFSSTPKDFLVSISDRYPTNKWLKLGTFHGRDERTVQSFPLDEQLYAKYVKMFAKYIKVELLSHFGSEHFCPLSLIRVFGTSMVEEYEEIAEPSERPEDQDDDLDDASGYGPGEVKYSKNLIGSAKDVILNMVNNIAVNVLGGNSEMQGNLSSGDVSVNGPGVNETRTQAPIVDSTAVSELEEATLSPDAVVTESGGAPPTAAVPEQLPDDHGEQQPPPPEEQIVIPLESEEEESISSTITLLEKEEESDVEREKMDVNQARRVDFCAFASCSCGASLQEYLQQRCLAQKRKCQPSDGKQTAPSDRTPAWPPLSPSSACPVPERDHSEARQPRENPQLSEGEPESAASPSRAPQPLEKTVVESLHGSASESPLLEPSQTSSLAKAATLPDSSAANPTVVETPQLPSEAPAKPRSSEESRDVPAAEKQTSTSLAPSSSVVAPTADFGKVAPTELKASTVTHDSVPNPDMTGESQTASPRANPSPDPAPVLDGDTLSVETSQPSPHAPVELELSSSAPIIPDSKTDDLTEDASTPGLPPLPSASLSPSLSDIYADPPNGTEQNGNPVHGSSQKESVFMRLNNRIKALEMNMSLSGRYLEQLSQRYRKQMEEMQKAFNKTIIKLQNTSRIAEEQDQRQTESIQSLQGQLENVTQMVLNLSVQVSQLKNEVSDRHNYLLLCLLLSLCFGVVLLANRCRISITPPNAEPEPPALNSYTYCCPERNFTSGDDCSLKRSASDPLIHSIQLVPTQGLESLHPEESEANGKKRRRKMKPTEKVQTLTSFHGPPLARNGAAVWNSAPVTSNPAALPRSLLLPAFRESPSEGSSETSSHSDDPSLCGINSACSRICQGLSPPKTRAEKRALRRRRPKPTCAVVDFLRVPQRDKSNTLSNTLSISATQDIMSMKSKQSSGTFGLNLPLSGPV; via the exons TGCCGTGTTGATTGCACAGAGCCAGACCAGGAGGCCCAGCGCTCTGAGCCTTTGCAGGACATTAGTTCAGAGGAGGAGTCGAGAGGTTCTCATCAGCAAGACAAG GAGGATGAGAACTTGGCTTTGCTCCCCGAGTCCTCGTCCGGGAATCAGGAGTCACCAGGGGACGATCAAAAAGACGAGCAGCCGACGCAGGCGGCGGACAAGAAAGAGACGCATTCGGAG GTCTCCGAGCCCACCATAAATGCAACGATGGAGGTCAACGGCGGCGTTTCGCAGCCCGAGCCGGAACACGAGCATCGCTCAGAAACGGAAAACCTTGACGCGTCCGCTGCTCAAGACAAAGACTCGGTTGTCCTCATTATGTCTTCCGATACAGTCCACGAATCCAGTGCTGAGGAAACTGACAGCCACGGTATTCCGACCCTTCACGACACCGTGACAGTCAG TGTTTCAGACGACGCTCAACCCGAGGCCCTTGACTCGGACTCGGCTCCCGCCGAATGTGCGGAAGAGGCAAACCCCTACGACCATGACAG GCATCCTCCAGTAGTTTTAGAAAACATGTCAAACGTTCACACAACCGGGACCAAAACTCACAGCGACCCTCCAAGTGCCCAGGCTGGTCAGCATCTGGACGGGAACCTATCACACACTCTCAACGAGCAA GACGCGAGTGGCGCCGCCGTCATCGGGGACACGGATCCCAGTGTGAGCGGCAAAGACCCCGAGGACATCCCGACGTTTGACGAGTGGAAACGGAAAATGATGGAggtggaaaatgaaaaaa CTCTGTCCACGCACACTTCAACGAACGGCGGCTCCAACGTGGTGAAGAAGGTGCAAAAAAACTTCAACAACTACGCTTCCGTGGAGTGTGGAGCAAAGATCCTCGGTGCTAACCCAGAAGCGAAG AGcacggcagccattttgaaggAGAATATGGACCTGTACATGCTTAACCCCTGTAGTAACAAAATCTG GTTCATCATTGAGCTCTGCGAGCCCATTCAGGTGAAGCAGTTGGATATTGCCAATTTTGAGCTCTTCTCTTCCACACCCAAAGACTTCCTCGTCTCCATCAGTGACAG GTACCCAACCAACAAATGGCTCAAATTGGGAACCTTTCATGGCCGGGACGAACGCACTGTCCAGAGCTTTCCATTGGACGAGCAACTTTATGCTAAATACGTCAAG ATGTTCGCCAAGTACATAAAG GTCGAGCTGCTCTCTCACTTTGGCTCGGAACATTTCTGCCCCCTCAGTCTCATTCG agtgtTTGGGACAAGCATGGTGGAAGAGTACGAAGAAATAGCCGAGCCGTCTGAAAGACCAGAAGATCAGGATGACGACTTGG ATGACGCATCCGGCTATGGACCCGGTGAAGTCAAGTATTCCAAGAATCTGATTGGCTCGGCCAAGG ATGTCATTTTGAACATGGTCAATAATATCGCCGTAAACGTTCTTGGTGGTAACTCAGAAATGCAAG GAAACCTTTCATCCGgcgatgtgagtgtgaatgggccCGGTGTTAATGAAACGCGGACTCAAGCTCCCATCGTAGACTCAACCGCCGT TTCAGAGTTGGAAGAGGCAACATTGTCTCCAGACGCAGTCGTCACTGAAAGTGGCGGAGCACCCCCAACAGCCGCTGTCCCAGAACAGCTTCCGGATGATCACGGTGAACAGCAGCCTCCCCCACCCGAGGAACAAATTGTGATTCCTTTGGAGTCGGAGGAAGAAGAATCCATCAGCTCCACAATCACCCTTttggagaaagaggaggagtcGGATGTGGAGAGGGAGAAAATGGATGTCAATCAAGCGCGACGTGTGGACTTCTGTGCGTTTGCCTCTTGTTCGTGCGGCGCTTCTCTTCAGGAGTATCTGCAGCAGCGATGTCTGGCGCaaaaaaggaaatgccaacCCTCAGACGGAAAGCAAACGGCTCCTTCCGACCGCACTCCCGCTTGGCCCCCGCTTTCACCCTCCTCCGCCTGTCCCGTGCCCGAGCGGGATCACAGCGAGGCACGTCAGCCCCGTGAAAATCCACAATTGTCCGAGGGGGAGCCAGAAAGCGCAGCCAGCCCGTCGCGAGCGCCTCAGCCTCTGGAGAAAACGGTCGTCGAATCTCTTCACGGCTCTGCGTCCGAATCTCCTCTCCTGGAGCCCAGTCAGACGTCAAGCCTCGCCAAAGCCGCCACCCTCCCCGATTCATCCGCCGCCAACCCGACTGTTGTCGAGACCCCGCAGCTTCCCTCCGAGGCGCCGGCAAAGCCGCGAAGCTCAGAGGAGAGCCGAGACGTGCCGGCCGCGGAGAAGCAGACGTCGACTTCGCTAGCTCCCAGTAGCTCGGTCGTCGCACCCACGGCGGATTTTGGCAAAGTGGCGCCGACAGAACTCAAGGCCAGCACGGTGACGCATGACTCTGTGCCAAATCCTGACATGACAGGTGAGTCCCAGACCGCTTCCCCTCGTGCAAATCCGTCCCCGGACCCAGCCCCCGTCCTCGACGGCGACACTCTTTCTGTTGAGACATCCCAGCCTTCCCCACACGCACCCGTTGAACTCGAACTCTCTAGTAGCGCCCCGATCATCCCCGATAGCAAAACGGATGACCTCACCGAAGATGCCTCGACCCCCGGTCTCCCTCCTCTCCCTTCGGCATCCCTCTCACCGTCCCTCTCAGACATCTACGCCGATCCCCCGAATGGCACCGAGCAGAATGGCAACCCGGTGCACGGCTCCAGCCAGAAGGAGTCGGTTTTCATGCGACTCAACAACCGCATCAAGGCCCTTGAGATGAATATGTCGCTCAGCGGGCGTTATCTGGAGCAGCTCAGCCAGAG ATATCGGAAGCAGATGGAGGAAATGCAGAAGGCTTTCAACAAAACCATTATTAAACTCCAAAACACCTCCAGAATTGCAGAGGAGCAA GACCAGCGTCAGACAGAGTCCATTCAGTCGCTGCAAGGCCAGCTGGAAAATGTGACTCAGATGGTTCTCAACCTCTCGGTTCAAGTCAGCCAGCTGAAGAACGAG GTGTCCGACAGGCACAACTACCTGCTGCTGTGCCTGCTGCTGAGTCTGTGTTTCGGCGTGGTGCTGTTGGCCAACCGCTGCCGCATCTCCATCACGCCTCCAAATGCTGAGCCGGAGCCCCCCGCACTAAACAGCTACACCTACTGCTGTCCCGAGAG GAATTTCACCTCCGGTGATGACTGTAGTTTGAAGAGGAGCGCCTCCGACCCGCTCATCCACTCAATCCAGTTAGTGCCTACTCAAG GTCTCGAAAGTCTTCATCCTGAGGAGAGTGAAGCGAATGGAAAG AAAAGACGCCGTAAGATGAAACCCACCGAAAAAGTGCAGACTCTGACATCCTTTCACGGCCCTCCGCTCGCACGCAACGGAGCCGCCGTATGGAACAGCGCGCCCGTCACGTCAAACCCGGCCGCCCTACCGAGGAGCCTACTTCTCCCCGCCTTCAGAGAGTCCCCGTCCGAGGGCAGCTCGGAGACATCGTCGCATTCGGACGATCCCTCCCTGTGCGGAATCAACAGCGCCTGCTCTCGCATATGCCAAGGTCTGTCCCCGCCGAAGACCCGGGCGGAGAAAAGGGCGTTAAGACGCAGGCGTCCCAAGCCCACTTGTGCCGTGGTGGACTTCCTTCGGGTCCCGCAGCGAGACAAAAGCAATACGTTGTCCAATACGTTGTCCATCTCTGCTACGCAGGACATCATGAGCATGAAATCAAAGCAAAGCTCTGGGACTTTTGGGCTGAATCTCCCTCTCTCAGGTCCTGTCTGA
- the LOC127616170 gene encoding SUN domain-containing ossification factor-like isoform X1, protein MDMGGVPQQVKHFKNVSLTLIFQVSEPTINATMEVNGGVSQPEPEHEHRSETENLDASAAQDKDSVVLIMSSDTVHESSAEETDSHGIPTLHDTVTVSVSDDAQPEALDSDSAPAECAEEANPYDHDRHPPVVLENMSNVHTTGTKTHSDPPSAQAGQHLDGNLSHTLNEQDASGAAVIGDTDPSVSGKDPEDIPTFDEWKRKMMEVENEKTLSTHTSTNGGSNVVKKVQKNFNNYASVECGAKILGANPEAKSTAAILKENMDLYMLNPCSNKIWFIIELCEPIQVKQLDIANFELFSSTPKDFLVSISDRYPTNKWLKLGTFHGRDERTVQSFPLDEQLYAKYVKVELLSHFGSEHFCPLSLIRVFGTSMVEEYEEIAEPSERPEDQDDDLDDASGYGPGEVKYSKNLIGSAKDVILNMVNNIAVNVLGGNSEMQGNLSSGDVSVNGPGVNETRTQAPIVDSTAVSELEEATLSPDAVVTESGGAPPTAAVPEQLPDDHGEQQPPPPEEQIVIPLESEEEESISSTITLLEKEEESDVEREKMDVNQARRVDFCAFASCSCGASLQEYLQQRCLAQKRKCQPSDGKQTAPSDRTPAWPPLSPSSACPVPERDHSEARQPRENPQLSEGEPESAASPSRAPQPLEKTVVESLHGSASESPLLEPSQTSSLAKAATLPDSSAANPTVVETPQLPSEAPAKPRSSEESRDVPAAEKQTSTSLAPSSSVVAPTADFGKVAPTELKASTVTHDSVPNPDMTGESQTASPRANPSPDPAPVLDGDTLSVETSQPSPHAPVELELSSSAPIIPDSKTDDLTEDASTPGLPPLPSASLSPSLSDIYADPPNGTEQNGNPVHGSSQKESVFMRLNNRIKALEMNMSLSGRYLEQLSQRYRKQMEEMQKAFNKTIIKLQNTSRIAEEQDQRQTESIQSLQGQLENVTQMVLNLSVQVSQLKNEVSDRHNYLLLCLLLSLCFGVVLLANRCRISITPPNAEPEPPALNSYTYCCPERNFTSGDDCSLKRSASDPLIHSIQLVPTQGLESLHPEESEANGKKRRRKMKPTEKVQTLTSFHGPPLARNGAAVWNSAPVTSNPAALPRSLLLPAFRESPSEGSSETSSHSDDPSLCGINSACSRICQGLSPPKTRAEKRALRRRRPKPTCAVVDFLRVPQRDKSNTLSNTLSISATQDIMSMKSKQSSGTFGLNLPLSGPV, encoded by the exons ATGGATATGGGTGGTGTCCCTCAACAGGTCAAACATTTCAAGAATGTTTCCTTGACCTTGATCTTCCAGGTCTCCGAGCCCACCATAAATGCAACGATGGAGGTCAACGGCGGCGTTTCGCAGCCCGAGCCGGAACACGAGCATCGCTCAGAAACGGAAAACCTTGACGCGTCCGCTGCTCAAGACAAAGACTCGGTTGTCCTCATTATGTCTTCCGATACAGTCCACGAATCCAGTGCTGAGGAAACTGACAGCCACGGTATTCCGACCCTTCACGACACCGTGACAGTCAG TGTTTCAGACGACGCTCAACCCGAGGCCCTTGACTCGGACTCGGCTCCCGCCGAATGTGCGGAAGAGGCAAACCCCTACGACCATGACAG GCATCCTCCAGTAGTTTTAGAAAACATGTCAAACGTTCACACAACCGGGACCAAAACTCACAGCGACCCTCCAAGTGCCCAGGCTGGTCAGCATCTGGACGGGAACCTATCACACACTCTCAACGAGCAA GACGCGAGTGGCGCCGCCGTCATCGGGGACACGGATCCCAGTGTGAGCGGCAAAGACCCCGAGGACATCCCGACGTTTGACGAGTGGAAACGGAAAATGATGGAggtggaaaatgaaaaaa CTCTGTCCACGCACACTTCAACGAACGGCGGCTCCAACGTGGTGAAGAAGGTGCAAAAAAACTTCAACAACTACGCTTCCGTGGAGTGTGGAGCAAAGATCCTCGGTGCTAACCCAGAAGCGAAG AGcacggcagccattttgaaggAGAATATGGACCTGTACATGCTTAACCCCTGTAGTAACAAAATCTG GTTCATCATTGAGCTCTGCGAGCCCATTCAGGTGAAGCAGTTGGATATTGCCAATTTTGAGCTCTTCTCTTCCACACCCAAAGACTTCCTCGTCTCCATCAGTGACAG GTACCCAACCAACAAATGGCTCAAATTGGGAACCTTTCATGGCCGGGACGAACGCACTGTCCAGAGCTTTCCATTGGACGAGCAACTTTATGCTAAATACGTCAAG GTCGAGCTGCTCTCTCACTTTGGCTCGGAACATTTCTGCCCCCTCAGTCTCATTCG agtgtTTGGGACAAGCATGGTGGAAGAGTACGAAGAAATAGCCGAGCCGTCTGAAAGACCAGAAGATCAGGATGACGACTTGG ATGACGCATCCGGCTATGGACCCGGTGAAGTCAAGTATTCCAAGAATCTGATTGGCTCGGCCAAGG ATGTCATTTTGAACATGGTCAATAATATCGCCGTAAACGTTCTTGGTGGTAACTCAGAAATGCAAG GAAACCTTTCATCCGgcgatgtgagtgtgaatgggccCGGTGTTAATGAAACGCGGACTCAAGCTCCCATCGTAGACTCAACCGCCGT TTCAGAGTTGGAAGAGGCAACATTGTCTCCAGACGCAGTCGTCACTGAAAGTGGCGGAGCACCCCCAACAGCCGCTGTCCCAGAACAGCTTCCGGATGATCACGGTGAACAGCAGCCTCCCCCACCCGAGGAACAAATTGTGATTCCTTTGGAGTCGGAGGAAGAAGAATCCATCAGCTCCACAATCACCCTTttggagaaagaggaggagtcGGATGTGGAGAGGGAGAAAATGGATGTCAATCAAGCGCGACGTGTGGACTTCTGTGCGTTTGCCTCTTGTTCGTGCGGCGCTTCTCTTCAGGAGTATCTGCAGCAGCGATGTCTGGCGCaaaaaaggaaatgccaacCCTCAGACGGAAAGCAAACGGCTCCTTCCGACCGCACTCCCGCTTGGCCCCCGCTTTCACCCTCCTCCGCCTGTCCCGTGCCCGAGCGGGATCACAGCGAGGCACGTCAGCCCCGTGAAAATCCACAATTGTCCGAGGGGGAGCCAGAAAGCGCAGCCAGCCCGTCGCGAGCGCCTCAGCCTCTGGAGAAAACGGTCGTCGAATCTCTTCACGGCTCTGCGTCCGAATCTCCTCTCCTGGAGCCCAGTCAGACGTCAAGCCTCGCCAAAGCCGCCACCCTCCCCGATTCATCCGCCGCCAACCCGACTGTTGTCGAGACCCCGCAGCTTCCCTCCGAGGCGCCGGCAAAGCCGCGAAGCTCAGAGGAGAGCCGAGACGTGCCGGCCGCGGAGAAGCAGACGTCGACTTCGCTAGCTCCCAGTAGCTCGGTCGTCGCACCCACGGCGGATTTTGGCAAAGTGGCGCCGACAGAACTCAAGGCCAGCACGGTGACGCATGACTCTGTGCCAAATCCTGACATGACAGGTGAGTCCCAGACCGCTTCCCCTCGTGCAAATCCGTCCCCGGACCCAGCCCCCGTCCTCGACGGCGACACTCTTTCTGTTGAGACATCCCAGCCTTCCCCACACGCACCCGTTGAACTCGAACTCTCTAGTAGCGCCCCGATCATCCCCGATAGCAAAACGGATGACCTCACCGAAGATGCCTCGACCCCCGGTCTCCCTCCTCTCCCTTCGGCATCCCTCTCACCGTCCCTCTCAGACATCTACGCCGATCCCCCGAATGGCACCGAGCAGAATGGCAACCCGGTGCACGGCTCCAGCCAGAAGGAGTCGGTTTTCATGCGACTCAACAACCGCATCAAGGCCCTTGAGATGAATATGTCGCTCAGCGGGCGTTATCTGGAGCAGCTCAGCCAGAG ATATCGGAAGCAGATGGAGGAAATGCAGAAGGCTTTCAACAAAACCATTATTAAACTCCAAAACACCTCCAGAATTGCAGAGGAGCAA GACCAGCGTCAGACAGAGTCCATTCAGTCGCTGCAAGGCCAGCTGGAAAATGTGACTCAGATGGTTCTCAACCTCTCGGTTCAAGTCAGCCAGCTGAAGAACGAG GTGTCCGACAGGCACAACTACCTGCTGCTGTGCCTGCTGCTGAGTCTGTGTTTCGGCGTGGTGCTGTTGGCCAACCGCTGCCGCATCTCCATCACGCCTCCAAATGCTGAGCCGGAGCCCCCCGCACTAAACAGCTACACCTACTGCTGTCCCGAGAG GAATTTCACCTCCGGTGATGACTGTAGTTTGAAGAGGAGCGCCTCCGACCCGCTCATCCACTCAATCCAGTTAGTGCCTACTCAAG GTCTCGAAAGTCTTCATCCTGAGGAGAGTGAAGCGAATGGAAAG AAAAGACGCCGTAAGATGAAACCCACCGAAAAAGTGCAGACTCTGACATCCTTTCACGGCCCTCCGCTCGCACGCAACGGAGCCGCCGTATGGAACAGCGCGCCCGTCACGTCAAACCCGGCCGCCCTACCGAGGAGCCTACTTCTCCCCGCCTTCAGAGAGTCCCCGTCCGAGGGCAGCTCGGAGACATCGTCGCATTCGGACGATCCCTCCCTGTGCGGAATCAACAGCGCCTGCTCTCGCATATGCCAAGGTCTGTCCCCGCCGAAGACCCGGGCGGAGAAAAGGGCGTTAAGACGCAGGCGTCCCAAGCCCACTTGTGCCGTGGTGGACTTCCTTCGGGTCCCGCAGCGAGACAAAAGCAATACGTTGTCCAATACGTTGTCCATCTCTGCTACGCAGGACATCATGAGCATGAAATCAAAGCAAAGCTCTGGGACTTTTGGGCTGAATCTCCCTCTCTCAGGTCCTGTCTGA